AATGTGCGGATCGAGGCTGAGCTGATCACGGAGATTGCGATGGAAGAGGGCTTGCGGTTTGCCATTCGCGAGGGCGGACGTACGGTCGGCGCCGGTGTGGTGACCAAGATCCTCAAATAATATCGAAACGGGACGATCATGAGAGAATTGGTTATTCTTGAATGCACCGAATGCAAGCAGCGCAACTATACGACTGATAAAAACAAGCGCAAGCATTCCGGTCGCGTCGAGTTCAAAAAATATTGCAAATGGTGTAACAAGCGCACGATCCATAAGGAAACACGCTAGTTTACGGTGCAAAGTAGGCCTGTAGCACAATCGGCTAGTGCACTGGACTCCAAATCCAGGGGTTGGGGGTTCGAGTCCCTCCAGGCCTGCTTTTTTAAGCAAACAACAGATTCGTATAGATCCCGTCCTTATCGCAAAAGCGGAAAGCTATGATCGCAAAGATAAGACAGTTCTTTCAGGATGTGAAATCCGAGATGGCCAAAGTAAGCTGGCCGACCAAAGAGGAGCTAAAGGGCGAAACGGCGCTGGTCATCATCGTTTCCTTGGCGTTTTCAGTTTTTATCTTTGCCGTCGACCATCTGCTGTCTTGGTTAATTCAGTTGATTTATTAGGCTAAAGAATGGACGACGCAGGAAACATAGTGAGCGAAAACAGCGAGGCCAAGTGGTATGCCATCCACGTTCTTTCGGGACATGAGAGCAAGGTAAAGGCTCTCATCGAGAAAGAAGCGGCTCTTGCCGGCCTTGCTCACAAAATCGACAACATCGTCATCCCCTCCGAAGAGATAACGGAAATGAAGGATGGGAAAAAGCGGGTTCGTAAACGCATTATGTTCCCAGGTTACATGCTGGTACATATGGTTTACGACAAGCAGACGCGGCATCTCATCCTCAACATCCCCGGTGTGACCAATTTTGTCGGTCGCAAGGATGAACCTGTGCCCCTCAAACCGGAAGAAGCGGAGCGCATCATTGGACGGGAAGGCGGGCGGGATCGGCGCGTCACCCCGTTCCGGGTCGGCGATCTCATCAAAGTCATTGACGGGCCTTTCACCGATTTTACCGGCTTTGTCGATGAAGTGAACGAAGAGAAAAATAAAGTCAAAGTAATGGTCAGCATTTTCGGCCGTTCGACGCCCGTAGAACTGGATTTTCTGCAGGTGGAACTGGAACAGTAGGATTATAATGCTATGGCAAAAAAAGTAGTTGCACAAGTCAAACTTCAACTGCCCGCTGCTCATGCCACACCTTCCCCTCCTGTGGGGCCGGCGCTGGGCCAGCACGGCGTAAATTTGATGGAGTTCTGCAAAGCCTTCAATGCCAAGACGCAGGACAAGCAGGGACTCATCATTCCGGTCATTGTGACCGTTTATCAGGACCGCACTTTTACGTTCATCACCAAGACGCCTCCGGCTGCCGTGTTGTTGAAAAAAGCCGCAGGGCTTGAAAAAGGCTCCGGCGAACCCAACCGCAACAAGGTGGGAAAGGTCACTAAGGCGCAGATTCGGGAGATTGCCGAAACCAAAATGCCGGATCTCAATGCCAACGACATCGAGGCGGCCATGAGCATGATCGAAGGTACTGCCAGAAGCATGGGAATCGTTGTGGAAGGATAACCTTTCTGCACGCATTGTAACGGAGATAGAATGAAACGCAGTAAACGGTATCAGGAAGCCGCGGCCAAAATCGACAAGACCAAGCTTTATCCTCTGGATGAGGCCGTGAATTTGGTGCGCGAGCTTGCGCCTGCAAAATTCGACGAAACCGTAGAGCTTGCCGTCCGTTTGGGTGTCGATCCGCGCAAGGCTGATCAAATGGTTCGCGGAACCGTTATTCTGCCGGCCGGTACGGGCAAGCAGGTTCGAGTTTGCGTGATCGCCAAAGGCGAAAAAGAAAAGGAAGCCAAAGAAGCCGGAGCCGACTATGTGGGCGCCGAGGATCTGATTGAAAAGATTCAAGGCGGCTGGTTCGATTTCGACGTCATGATCGCTACGCCGGACGTCATGGGCCTGGTCGGAAAGCTGGGACGAATTCTCGGTCCACGCGGGCTTATGCCGAACCCCAAAGTCGGTACCGTAACCTTTGAAGTCGGCAAAGCCGTCCGCGATGCCAAGGCGGGCAAAATCGATTTTCGGGTCGACAAAACCGGTATTGTGCACGCCATTGTCGGGAAAAAGTCGTTCAGTCCGGACCAACTCAAGCAGAATATTCAGGCGCTGATGGAGACCATTCAACGGCTCAAGCCCTCGACGGCCAAAGGCGTCTACATAAAAAGCGTCAGCTTGTCCTCAACCATGAGTCCCGGCGTCAAAATTGACAAGAATACGATCAGTGAAGCGGCATAGCTGACCGTCACTAGCGAAGGAAACAACGATTATGCCTCAACCTGAAAAAATAGCCAAAGTCGAAACGATTACCGAAAGTCTAAGAAAAGCCAAAGGTGTTTATATCACCGACTTTTCGGGATTGACCGTCGAACAGATGACGCAGCTGCGGCGCGAATTCCGCAAAGCCCAGGTCGGGTATTTGGTGGTCAAGAATACGTTGGCCGAGCGCTCTTGTCGAGAGCTGGGAATGGATTCCATGATTCCTTTCCTCAAGGGTCCTACCGGCCTGGCGGTTGCGTACGGAGATCCGGTGGCGCCGGTGCGCATCATCGTGGAGTTTCTCAAAAAGAATAAAGAAAAAGGCAAGCCGGAGCTCAAGGGCGCTTTGGTCGAAGGTCAGTTGCTGAGCGCCGCCCAAGCCGAGGCTATGAAGGACTTGCCGACCCGCGAGCAGCTGATCGCTCAGGTGGTCGGCGCTATCGCCGCGCCGCTGAGCGGTTTGGCCGGAACGCTCAATTCGCTCATCGGCAAGTTCGTCGGCACATTGGATGCCGTGCGTGAGAAAAAAGAAGCTTAACGATCATACATTTAACGCTAACGGGAGGTTGAAATGCCCGAAGAAAAACAAGCAATGGTAGAGAATCAGGCGGCGGGAACCGAAGTTCAGGATCCTGAAGTCGAAAAGTTTGTAAAGGCCATAGAAGAGATGACTGTTCTGCAGTTGTCTAAATTGGTAAAAGCCTTGGAAAAACGCTTCGGCGTGACGGCTGCGGCGCCGGTAGCGGTGGCTGCTGCACCGGCGGCGGCTGCTGCTGCTCCGGCTGAAGCGGCTGAAGAAAAGACCGAATTCGACGTTATCCTCAAATCGGCCGGCGCCAATAAAATCAACGTGATCAAAGAGGTTCGCGCGCTGACCAACCTTGGGCTCAAGGAAGCCAAAGATTTGGTGGACGGAGCTCCGAGCGAAGTGAAGAAGGGCGTGAGCAAGGAAGAAGCGGCCGAGATCAAGGCAAAACTGGAAGCCGCAGGCGCCGTTGTCGAGATCAAATAGATCGGCCGCAGCGTCGATTGATTCTTAAAGCCGGACTGGAGCCTTCCAGTCCGGTTTTTGCGTGTTGATTAACCTTCCGAAGGGAGTGAAATCTTTGACAATCGGACAACCAAGGGTAAGAAAATCCTTCTCAAAGATCCCTGCCGCGGCAGAAATGCCGGATCTGCTTGACGTTCAGCTCAAATCTTTCGATGACTTTTTGCAAATGAATGTTTTGCCCCAGGAGCGACGCCATGTCGGCCTGCAGGCGGTCTTTGAAAGCATCTTCCCTATTGTAGACAGTCGGGAGAATTTCGAACTCGACTTTATCGAATATTATGTCGAGCCGCCCAAATACACGGTCGAAGAGTGTCAGGAGCGCGGCACAACCTATTCCGTCAGCATCAAGGCCAAGCTTCGGCTGTCCATCAAGGACGAGTATGATTCTCGGACGCCGTTTGCAAATTCCATCGAGCAAGTGGTCTATCTCGGCAACATTCCGATGATGACCGAGCGCGGTACTTTTATCATCAACGGCGCCGAGCGCATCATCGTCAGCCAGCTGCACCGCTCGCCGGGCGTTTTTTTCGACGAAATTACACACCCCAACGGAACCAAGCTCTTTTCCGCCCGCATCATTCCGTTGCGTGGTTCCTGGCTTGAGTTTACTACGGATATTTACGACCTCCTGAACGTCTATATCGATCGTCGAAAAAAATTCCTGGCAACGACGCTGCTGCGCGCCATCGGCTTTTCGACGGATCGCCAGATTTTGGATGCGTTCAACGTCATCAAAGTCATTCCCTGCACGAGGGAATCGTTGACGGAACACCTCGGCTCGCGAATCGTCGAGGATCTCGTCGATATGGAAACCGGCGAGGTCATTCTCGACCGCTATGCCGATTTGACCGAAGATAAAATAGATTTGGTGCTTCAGCTCGGCCTGAAATCCCTCGAGGTGCTTCCTTTCGACAGATTCTACGGCCAGGACATTATCAGCAACACGCTTCAGAAGGACCCCACCCACAGTCAGGAAGAGGCGCTGGAGCTCATTTACCGGCAGCTAAGGTCGAGCGAGCCGCCGGATCTGGAAACCGCAAAGCAACTCATCGAGCGGCTCTTTTTCAATCCCAAGCGCTATGAGCTCGGTGACGTCGGTCGGCACAGGATGAATAAAAAGCTCGGCATCAATGTGCCGCAGGACAATT
Above is a genomic segment from candidate division KSB1 bacterium containing:
- the rpmG gene encoding 50S ribosomal protein L33, encoding MRELVILECTECKQRNYTTDKNKRKHSGRVEFKKYCKWCNKRTIHKETR
- the secE gene encoding preprotein translocase subunit SecE — protein: MIAKIRQFFQDVKSEMAKVSWPTKEELKGETALVIIVSLAFSVFIFAVDHLLSWLIQLIY
- the nusG gene encoding transcription termination/antitermination protein NusG — translated: MSENSEAKWYAIHVLSGHESKVKALIEKEAALAGLAHKIDNIVIPSEEITEMKDGKKRVRKRIMFPGYMLVHMVYDKQTRHLILNIPGVTNFVGRKDEPVPLKPEEAERIIGREGGRDRRVTPFRVGDLIKVIDGPFTDFTGFVDEVNEEKNKVKVMVSIFGRSTPVELDFLQVELEQ
- the rplK gene encoding 50S ribosomal protein L11; this translates as MAKKVVAQVKLQLPAAHATPSPPVGPALGQHGVNLMEFCKAFNAKTQDKQGLIIPVIVTVYQDRTFTFITKTPPAAVLLKKAAGLEKGSGEPNRNKVGKVTKAQIREIAETKMPDLNANDIEAAMSMIEGTARSMGIVVEG
- the rplA gene encoding 50S ribosomal protein L1; protein product: MKRSKRYQEAAAKIDKTKLYPLDEAVNLVRELAPAKFDETVELAVRLGVDPRKADQMVRGTVILPAGTGKQVRVCVIAKGEKEKEAKEAGADYVGAEDLIEKIQGGWFDFDVMIATPDVMGLVGKLGRILGPRGLMPNPKVGTVTFEVGKAVRDAKAGKIDFRVDKTGIVHAIVGKKSFSPDQLKQNIQALMETIQRLKPSTAKGVYIKSVSLSSTMSPGVKIDKNTISEAA
- the rplJ gene encoding 50S ribosomal protein L10, producing MPQPEKIAKVETITESLRKAKGVYITDFSGLTVEQMTQLRREFRKAQVGYLVVKNTLAERSCRELGMDSMIPFLKGPTGLAVAYGDPVAPVRIIVEFLKKNKEKGKPELKGALVEGQLLSAAQAEAMKDLPTREQLIAQVVGAIAAPLSGLAGTLNSLIGKFVGTLDAVREKKEA
- the rplL gene encoding 50S ribosomal protein L7/L12, with the protein product MVENQAAGTEVQDPEVEKFVKAIEEMTVLQLSKLVKALEKRFGVTAAAPVAVAAAPAAAAAAPAEAAEEKTEFDVILKSAGANKINVIKEVRALTNLGLKEAKDLVDGAPSEVKKGVSKEEAAEIKAKLEAAGAVVEIK